The following are encoded together in the Cerasicoccus sp. TK19100 genome:
- the rplL gene encoding 50S ribosomal protein L7/L12, whose product MSDITKDQVIEWLSNQSVLEVAGLVKDLEEKWGVSAAAPVAVAAGGGAAAPAEAAEEKDEFDVILKAAGSNKIAAIKAVREITGLGLKEAKEMVEGAPKAVKEGVSKEEAAELEKKLKDAGAEVEVK is encoded by the coding sequence ATGTCAGACATCACCAAAGATCAAGTTATCGAATGGCTGAGCAATCAGTCCGTTCTCGAAGTTGCCGGTCTCGTTAAGGACCTCGAAGAGAAGTGGGGCGTAAGCGCCGCTGCTCCGGTTGCTGTCGCCGCTGGCGGTGGCGCTGCTGCTCCAGCTGAAGCCGCAGAGGAAAAGGACGAGTTCGACGTCATTCTGAAGGCCGCTGGCTCCAACAAGATCGCCGCCATTAAGGCTGTTCGCGAAATCACCGGTCTTGGCCTCAAGGAAGCCAAGGAAATGGTTGAAGGCGCGCCGAAGGCCGTTAAGGAAGGCGTATCCAAGGAAGAAGCTGCTGAGCTCGAAAAGAAGCTCAAGGACGCTGGCGCCGAAGTCGAAGTCAAGTAA
- the rpoB gene encoding DNA-directed RNA polymerase subunit beta: protein MAERINFGKLKEVIAPPNLIENQINSYREFLQLDVAPSQRKPIGLEAVFREVFPIESYDEESTLEYVSYNATLSKMSEMECIREGVTYSVSLYVKLRLRENEGMVKDEEIYMGELPMCTERGSFIINGAERVVVSQLHRSPGICFEDSTHTSGKTLHAFRIIPDRGTWIETQFDQNDLLYVYLDRRRRRRKFLITTLLRALGYSTDFDILNLFYEMTDLKISKAMGMENVSNLVLVEDIVDAERGVVLARSFEPLTKTIIRSFETAGLESVKVIDTTVDDGAIIRSLKKDPTRNDEEALRDIYKRLRPGEPPTVANAKALLKRLFQDPKRYDLGRVGRYKINQKLHLQTDLEVRTVTVEDIVEATRYLCKLKQGEGTIDDIDHLGSRRVRTVGELLANQCRIGLARTERLVKERMTLYDQSVDTITPQKLINPKALSTVIRDFFARSQLSQFMDQINPLAELTHKRRLSALGPGGLNRERAGFEVRDVHNSHYGRICPIETPEGPNIGLINSLSTYARINEFGFIETPYRVVKEGKVSDEVVYVTADEEEGSVIAQANSIVDEDTGEFKGRVTVRKLDEVYEADPMEVDYMDVSPKQLVSVAAGMIPFLEHDDANRALMGSNMQRQGVPLLRTEAAFVGTGVEKRVAIDSGTVAVALADGIVASVDANRIIVTEDGELPNSRSLKTDAKKGIYVYELRKFLRSNAATCFTQKPIVAKGQPVKLGDVIADGASTEDGEIAVGRNVLVAYMPWNGYNFEDAIIISEKLIKDDVFTSIHIEEFEVTARDTKLGPEEITRDIPNVGDEALKNLNRDGVIRVGAEVKPGDILVGKITPKSETELAPEEKLLRAIFGEKAADVKDTSLIVPSGCNGIVMDVKVSSRADREREKLSPSDRRRQTKKITEEYRSQTDKLREDLTEALSNILLGEKIPLDVTNGDTGEVIIPANRKITKTLLRKLAQVSKSISIDPSPVRIKIMEIVENYQRKFDEMEDEKGRKIEGIESGALDESGAIKNVKVYIAVKRKIQVGDKMAGRHGNKGVIAKVVPEEDMPFLPNGEPIQIILNPLGVPSRMNVGQILECHLGWACKVLGLKVATPVFDGIGEAVRPGFNPETDEPKTVREFLVKAGLPESGKSKLFDGRTGDAFDQEVVVGYTHMLKLNHLVADKIHARAVGPYSLITQQPLGGKAQYGGQRFGEMEVWALEAYGAAYTLQELLTVKSDDVAGRTKIYEQLVKGDNTLHAGTPQSFNVLVKEMQSLCLDVRLGSDDSLEFKTQAG, encoded by the coding sequence ATGGCAGAACGTATCAATTTCGGGAAGCTGAAGGAGGTCATCGCTCCACCCAATCTTATCGAGAACCAGATCAACTCCTACCGGGAGTTTCTCCAGCTGGACGTTGCCCCGTCGCAGCGCAAGCCGATCGGTTTGGAAGCAGTGTTCCGCGAAGTCTTCCCCATTGAAAGCTACGACGAGGAATCCACCCTCGAATACGTTTCCTACAATGCGACCCTCTCGAAAATGTCCGAGATGGAGTGCATCCGCGAGGGCGTTACTTACTCAGTCTCCCTCTACGTGAAGCTGCGCCTCCGTGAAAACGAAGGCATGGTCAAGGACGAGGAGATCTACATGGGTGAGCTGCCCATGTGCACCGAGCGCGGTTCGTTCATCATCAACGGTGCCGAGCGCGTCGTCGTTTCCCAGCTGCACCGCTCGCCGGGCATTTGCTTTGAGGACAGCACGCACACCAGCGGCAAGACGCTGCACGCCTTCCGTATCATCCCGGACCGCGGCACCTGGATCGAAACGCAGTTCGACCAAAACGACCTGCTCTACGTTTACCTCGACCGCCGTCGCCGCCGCCGCAAGTTCCTCATCACGACGCTCCTGCGCGCCCTCGGCTACAGCACCGACTTTGACATCCTGAATCTCTTCTACGAGATGACGGATCTGAAGATCTCCAAGGCCATGGGCATGGAGAACGTTTCCAACCTCGTTCTGGTCGAAGACATCGTCGACGCCGAGCGCGGTGTGGTTCTGGCGCGTTCCTTCGAGCCGCTGACCAAAACGATTATCCGCTCCTTCGAAACTGCCGGCCTCGAGTCGGTGAAGGTCATCGACACCACCGTCGACGACGGCGCGATCATCCGCTCCCTCAAGAAGGACCCGACCCGCAACGACGAAGAAGCGCTGCGTGACATTTACAAGCGCCTCCGCCCCGGTGAGCCGCCCACAGTGGCCAATGCCAAGGCACTGCTCAAGCGTCTCTTCCAGGACCCGAAGCGCTACGACCTCGGCCGCGTTGGTCGCTACAAGATCAACCAGAAGCTGCACCTGCAGACCGATCTGGAAGTCCGCACCGTCACCGTCGAAGACATCGTTGAAGCCACCCGCTACCTCTGCAAACTGAAGCAGGGCGAGGGCACTATCGACGACATCGACCACCTTGGCTCCCGCCGCGTCCGCACCGTGGGCGAGCTGCTCGCCAACCAGTGCCGCATCGGTCTGGCCCGCACGGAGCGCCTCGTCAAGGAGCGCATGACCCTTTACGATCAGAGCGTTGACACGATCACGCCGCAAAAGCTGATCAACCCGAAGGCCCTCAGCACGGTGATCCGCGACTTCTTCGCGCGTAGCCAGCTGAGCCAGTTCATGGACCAGATCAACCCGCTGGCCGAGCTGACCCATAAGCGCCGTCTGTCCGCACTCGGGCCCGGTGGTTTGAATCGTGAGCGCGCCGGCTTCGAAGTCCGCGACGTTCACAATTCGCACTACGGCCGCATCTGCCCGATTGAGACGCCGGAAGGTCCGAACATCGGTCTGATCAACTCGCTCTCCACCTACGCCCGCATCAACGAGTTTGGCTTCATCGAGACGCCTTACCGCGTGGTGAAGGAAGGCAAGGTTTCCGACGAAGTCGTTTACGTCACCGCCGACGAAGAAGAGGGCAGCGTTATTGCGCAGGCCAACTCGATCGTCGACGAAGACACCGGCGAGTTCAAGGGCCGCGTGACCGTCCGCAAGCTGGACGAAGTTTACGAAGCCGACCCGATGGAAGTGGACTACATGGACGTGTCGCCGAAGCAGCTGGTTTCGGTCGCTGCGGGCATGATTCCGTTCCTGGAGCATGACGACGCGAACCGCGCGCTCATGGGGTCCAACATGCAACGTCAAGGTGTGCCGCTGCTGCGCACGGAAGCCGCATTCGTCGGCACCGGTGTGGAAAAGCGCGTGGCGATTGACTCCGGCACCGTGGCTGTCGCCCTGGCTGACGGCATCGTAGCCTCCGTTGACGCCAACCGTATCATCGTCACCGAAGACGGCGAGCTGCCGAACTCCCGTTCCCTCAAGACCGACGCCAAGAAGGGCATCTACGTCTATGAGCTGCGCAAGTTCCTCCGCTCCAACGCCGCCACCTGCTTCACCCAAAAGCCGATTGTGGCCAAGGGCCAGCCGGTCAAGCTGGGCGACGTCATCGCAGACGGTGCCTCGACGGAAGACGGCGAAATCGCCGTTGGCCGCAACGTGCTCGTGGCTTACATGCCATGGAACGGTTACAACTTCGAAGACGCGATCATCATCTCCGAAAAGCTCATCAAGGACGACGTCTTTACCTCGATCCACATTGAAGAGTTCGAAGTGACCGCCCGTGACACCAAGCTCGGCCCGGAAGAAATTACCCGTGACATCCCGAACGTCGGTGATGAAGCCCTGAAGAACCTCAACCGCGACGGTGTTATCCGCGTCGGTGCCGAGGTCAAGCCGGGGGACATCCTCGTCGGTAAGATCACGCCGAAGTCCGAAACCGAACTCGCTCCGGAAGAAAAGCTCCTCCGCGCGATCTTTGGTGAAAAGGCTGCCGACGTTAAGGACACTTCGCTGATCGTTCCTTCGGGCTGCAATGGCATCGTGATGGACGTCAAGGTCTCCAGCCGCGCCGACCGCGAACGCGAAAAGCTTTCGCCTTCCGACCGCCGCCGCCAGACCAAGAAGATCACCGAGGAATACCGCTCGCAGACCGACAAGCTCCGTGAAGACCTCACTGAAGCGCTGTCGAACATCCTGCTCGGTGAAAAGATTCCGCTCGACGTGACCAACGGCGACACCGGCGAAGTTATCATCCCGGCCAACCGCAAGATCACGAAGACCCTTCTGCGCAAGCTCGCTCAGGTTTCCAAGAGCATCTCGATCGACCCGAGCCCGGTTCGCATCAAGATCATGGAGATCGTCGAGAACTACCAGCGCAAGTTCGACGAAATGGAGGACGAGAAGGGCCGCAAGATCGAAGGTATCGAGTCCGGTGCCCTCGACGAGTCCGGCGCGATCAAGAACGTCAAGGTCTACATCGCCGTGAAGCGCAAGATTCAGGTCGGTGACAAGATGGCGGGTCGCCACGGTAACAAGGGCGTTATCGCCAAGGTTGTTCCCGAGGAAGACATGCCGTTCCTGCCCAATGGCGAGCCGATCCAGATTATCCTCAATCCGCTGGGCGTTCCTAGCCGAATGAACGTTGGTCAGATTCTTGAGTGTCACCTTGGCTGGGCTTGTAAGGTCCTTGGCCTGAAGGTTGCCACGCCAGTCTTTGACGGTATCGGCGAAGCCGTTCGCCCGGGCTTCAACCCGGAAACCGACGAGCCGAAGACCGTTCGCGAGTTCCTCGTGAAGGCAGGCCTGCCGGAGTCCGGTAAGAGCAAGCTCTTCGACGGTCGCACCGGTGACGCCTTCGACCAAGAGGTCGTGGTCGGCTACACGCACATGCTTAAGCTTAACCACCTCGTCGCGGACAAGATCCACGCCCGCGCGGTTGGCCCCTACAGTCTCATTACCCAGCAGCCGCTCGGTGGTAAGGCCCAATACGGTGGTCAGCGTTTCGGGGAAATGGAAGTTTGGGCGCTCGAAGCTTACGGCGCAGCTTACACGCTGCAGGAGCTTCTCACGGTCAAGTCCGACGACGTCGCCGGCCGCACCAAGATTTACGAGCAGCTCGTCAAGGGCGACAACACGCTGCACGCCGGAACGCCTCAGTCGTTTAACGTGCTCGTTAAGGAAATGCAGAGCCTCTGTCTCGATGTCCGCCTGGGCAGCGACGACTCTCTGGAATTTAAAACACAAGCAGGCTAG
- the rpoC gene encoding DNA-directed RNA polymerase subunit beta': protein MSTQEAREALGFDQDQSFDSVSITVASADTIRSWSRGEVKNPETINYRTFKPEPGGLFCQRIFGPVRDYECACGKYKRIKYKGVICDRCGVEVTVARVRRERMGHIELAVPVSHIWFLKSMPSRLGLLLDMTARSLERVIYYENYMVVDPGKTPMEPKQLLTEQEYIQAQDEYGEDAFVAKMGAEALRDSLAQLELEIEIGTLHEQMHSTRSKQIKKKLAKRLKVIQGFIDSGTRPEWMVLDVLPVIPPDLRPLVPLEGGRFATSDLNDLYRRVINRNNRLKNLLQLKTPDVIIHNEKRMLQEAVDALFDNGRHGRAVTGAGNRPLKSLSDMLKGKQGRFRQNLLGKRVDYSGRSVIVIGPELKLNECGLPKKMALVLFEPFIIRRLKELGFVHTVRGARKMIEKKSPEVWDILEEVTKGHPVMLNRAPTLHRLSIQAFEPKLIEGNAIRLHPLVCTAYNADFDGDQMAVHVPLSVEAVMEAKLLMLATHNIFSPSSGKPILTPSQDVVLGSYYTTADPKTKPAKGQRVPLIATRDEVILAESTRADFNLHTWVDFVNPDYGKPGTIYGNHEKKIIRTTVGRILFAEIWPEKIGFVNFAVTKKKLGDLIMNSYKTAGKRDVVPVLDALKTIGFKMATRAGISVGIADMIIPNDKKDIIAEARKKIEEVEGQYSKGIITTGERYNKIIDIWTGATDQIANSVFRDLNENQGRPEINPVYLMMDSGARGNKQQVRQLCGTRGLMAKPSGDIIERPILSSFREGLSVLEYFLSTHGARKGLADTALKTADAGYLTRKLCDVAMDCVITEDDDGNRDGIWKHAIYEGDDEIVPLEDRIVGRCPSEDVRNPLEPDEIIVKNGEIVSEAAAKKIVDVGIERIKVMSPLTHMRKNGIPALSYGLDPATGDMVKPGSAVGIIAAQSIGEPGTQLTMRTFHIGGIATGSMKNPEIKVRNDGFVRYTGLRMVQTVDGANIVLNKTGSVQILDEDDRVMEDYQIVTGSVLTVADGGQIQKGSVLAMWDPHNIPILSEKPGNIAFKDMIPGVTIKRELDSSTGRIATVVIEHKEDLNPQVEIRDDAGKVLATYAIPVGAQVSVSDGDTIAPGALLAKTPRSASKTQDITGGLPRVAELFEARRPKDATEMAKIDGVVSFGGAVRSKKKLIVTNEETGEQEEHLIPHGKHIIVHAGDVVHKGQHLTEGSADPHEILDILGPNTVQEYLLSEIQKVYRMQGVPINDKHIELIIARMLRKVRITDPGDSDYFWGEQIDKSDFLNENERIAEAGGKPAEGEPILLGITKASLETESFISAASFQETTRVLTDASTLGKKDRLTGFKENVIMGHLIPAGTGLPKYRRLTVNALGAPVENNPMVERDYSLSDDEGSESTFTPQVG, encoded by the coding sequence ATGAGTACGCAAGAAGCACGCGAAGCACTTGGATTCGACCAAGACCAGTCGTTTGACTCGGTCAGCATTACCGTAGCCAGCGCGGACACGATCCGCTCTTGGTCACGTGGGGAAGTAAAAAACCCTGAAACCATCAATTACCGCACGTTTAAGCCCGAGCCGGGCGGCCTGTTCTGCCAGCGTATTTTTGGGCCGGTCCGCGACTACGAGTGCGCCTGTGGCAAATACAAGCGCATCAAGTACAAGGGCGTCATCTGCGACCGCTGCGGCGTCGAAGTGACCGTTGCCCGCGTCCGTCGTGAGCGCATGGGCCACATTGAGCTCGCCGTTCCGGTGAGCCACATCTGGTTCCTCAAGTCGATGCCCAGCCGCCTCGGTCTGCTCCTCGACATGACCGCTCGCAGCCTCGAACGGGTCATCTACTATGAGAACTACATGGTGGTCGATCCGGGCAAGACTCCGATGGAGCCCAAGCAGCTCCTGACCGAGCAGGAATACATCCAGGCTCAGGACGAATACGGCGAAGACGCATTTGTGGCCAAGATGGGCGCGGAAGCACTCCGCGACAGCCTGGCCCAGCTCGAGCTGGAAATCGAGATCGGCACCCTGCACGAGCAAATGCACAGCACCCGCTCGAAGCAGATCAAGAAGAAGCTGGCAAAGCGCCTCAAGGTGATCCAGGGCTTCATCGACAGCGGCACCCGCCCCGAGTGGATGGTGCTCGACGTTCTGCCCGTCATTCCGCCGGACCTTCGCCCGCTCGTTCCGCTTGAAGGTGGCCGCTTTGCGACCTCCGACTTGAACGACCTTTACCGCCGCGTCATCAACCGCAACAACCGTCTGAAGAACCTGTTGCAACTGAAGACTCCGGACGTAATTATCCACAACGAAAAGCGCATGTTGCAGGAAGCTGTTGACGCGCTCTTCGACAACGGTCGTCACGGCCGCGCCGTCACCGGTGCTGGCAACCGCCCCCTCAAGTCCCTCAGCGACATGCTCAAGGGCAAGCAGGGCCGCTTCCGTCAGAACTTGCTCGGTAAGCGCGTGGACTACTCCGGTCGTTCCGTTATCGTCATCGGTCCGGAACTGAAGCTCAACGAGTGCGGTCTTCCCAAGAAGATGGCCCTCGTGCTCTTCGAACCGTTCATCATCCGCCGTCTGAAGGAGCTGGGCTTTGTCCACACCGTTCGTGGTGCGCGCAAGATGATCGAAAAGAAGTCGCCGGAAGTCTGGGACATTCTGGAAGAAGTGACCAAGGGACACCCGGTGATGCTTAACCGCGCGCCGACCCTGCACCGTCTTTCGATCCAGGCCTTCGAGCCGAAGCTGATTGAAGGTAACGCGATCCGCCTGCACCCGCTCGTCTGCACCGCTTACAACGCGGACTTCGACGGTGACCAAATGGCCGTTCACGTGCCGCTGTCGGTGGAAGCCGTCATGGAAGCCAAGCTCCTCATGCTGGCCACGCACAACATCTTCTCGCCGTCCTCTGGTAAGCCGATTTTGACGCCGTCGCAGGACGTCGTTCTTGGCTCTTACTACACCACGGCCGACCCGAAGACCAAGCCCGCCAAGGGCCAGCGCGTGCCGCTGATCGCCACCCGCGACGAAGTGATCCTGGCCGAGTCCACCCGCGCAGACTTCAATCTGCACACCTGGGTTGACTTCGTGAACCCGGACTACGGCAAGCCCGGCACCATTTACGGTAACCACGAAAAGAAGATCATCCGCACCACGGTTGGCCGCATTCTCTTTGCGGAAATCTGGCCGGAGAAGATCGGTTTCGTGAACTTCGCCGTCACCAAGAAGAAGCTGGGTGACCTGATCATGAACTCTTACAAGACCGCGGGTAAGCGCGACGTCGTGCCCGTGCTCGACGCGCTCAAGACCATCGGCTTTAAGATGGCAACCCGCGCCGGCATCTCCGTCGGTATTGCCGACATGATCATCCCGAATGACAAGAAGGACATCATCGCCGAAGCTCGTAAGAAGATCGAAGAAGTTGAAGGCCAGTACTCGAAGGGTATCATTACCACGGGAGAGCGCTACAACAAGATCATCGATATTTGGACCGGTGCCACCGACCAGATCGCGAACTCCGTGTTCCGCGACCTGAACGAGAACCAGGGCCGCCCGGAAATTAACCCGGTTTACCTGATGATGGACTCCGGTGCTCGTGGTAACAAGCAGCAGGTTCGCCAGCTGTGCGGAACCCGTGGCCTGATGGCCAAGCCGTCCGGTGACATTATCGAACGCCCGATTCTGTCCTCCTTCCGCGAAGGTCTGTCCGTTCTGGAATACTTCCTTTCGACCCACGGCGCTCGTAAGGGCCTCGCCGACACCGCGCTTAAGACCGCGGACGCAGGTTACCTTACCCGTAAGCTGTGCGACGTCGCCATGGACTGCGTTATCACGGAAGATGACGACGGCAACCGCGACGGTATCTGGAAGCACGCCATCTACGAAGGTGACGACGAGATCGTGCCGCTGGAAGACCGTATCGTAGGCCGCTGCCCGAGTGAAGACGTTCGCAACCCGCTCGAGCCGGACGAAATCATCGTCAAGAACGGCGAGATCGTTTCCGAAGCCGCGGCGAAGAAGATCGTCGATGTGGGCATCGAACGCATCAAGGTCATGTCGCCGCTCACTCACATGCGCAAAAACGGCATCCCGGCGCTCTCTTACGGCCTCGACCCGGCAACGGGCGACATGGTCAAGCCCGGTTCCGCAGTCGGTATCATCGCGGCGCAGTCCATTGGTGAGCCTGGCACGCAGCTGACCATGCGTACCTTCCACATCGGTGGTATCGCGACCGGTTCCATGAAGAATCCGGAGATCAAGGTCCGCAACGACGGTTTCGTTCGCTACACCGGCCTGCGCATGGTGCAGACTGTTGACGGCGCGAACATCGTGCTTAACAAGACCGGTTCGGTCCAGATTCTGGACGAAGACGACCGCGTCATGGAAGACTACCAGATCGTTACCGGTTCGGTGCTGACCGTCGCTGATGGCGGCCAGATCCAGAAGGGTAGCGTCCTGGCCATGTGGGACCCGCATAACATTCCGATTCTGTCGGAAAAGCCGGGTAACATCGCCTTTAAGGACATGATCCCGGGCGTTACCATTAAGCGCGAACTCGACTCCTCCACCGGCCGTATCGCCACCGTGGTTATCGAGCACAAGGAAGACCTCAACCCGCAGGTCGAAATCCGTGACGACGCCGGCAAGGTCCTTGCGACCTACGCAATTCCGGTGGGCGCACAGGTTTCTGTCTCCGATGGCGACACCATCGCCCCGGGTGCCCTGCTGGCCAAGACTCCGCGTTCGGCGTCCAAGACGCAGGACATTACCGGTGGTCTGCCGCGTGTTGCTGAGCTCTTCGAAGCCCGTCGCCCGAAGGACGCCACCGAAATGGCGAAGATCGACGGTGTGGTTTCGTTCGGCGGCGCAGTCCGCTCGAAGAAGAAGCTCATCGTGACCAACGAGGAAACCGGCGAGCAGGAAGAGCACCTGATCCCGCACGGCAAGCACATCATCGTGCATGCCGGCGACGTGGTTCACAAGGGCCAGCACCTGACCGAAGGTTCTGCCGATCCGCACGAAATCCTCGACATCCTTGGGCCGAATACCGTTCAGGAATACCTCCTGTCCGAAATTCAAAAGGTCTATCGTATGCAGGGTGTGCCGATTAACGACAAGCACATCGAGCTCATCATCGCCCGTATGCTCCGCAAGGTGCGCATCACCGATCCAGGTGACAGCGACTACTTCTGGGGTGAGCAGATCGACAAGAGTGACTTCCTCAACGAGAACGAGCGCATCGCAGAAGCTGGTGGTAAGCCGGCCGAAGGTGAGCCGATCCTGTTGGGTATCACCAAGGCATCGCTCGAGACCGAGTCGTTCATCTCCGCGGCTTCCTTCCAGGAAACCACCCGCGTGCTGACCGACGCTTCGACCCTCGGCAAGAAGGACCGCCTGACCGGCTTCAAGGAAAACGTGATCATGGGTCACCTCATCCCTGCCGGCACCGGCCTGCCGAAGTATCGCCGCCTGACCGTCAACGCCCTTGGCGCACCGGTGGAGAACAACCCGATGGTCGAGCGCGACTACTCGCTCAGCGACGACGAAGGCAGCGAATCCACCTTCACGCCGCAAGTCGGCTAA
- the hspQ gene encoding heat shock protein HspQ: MIAPREAFEEGGGSEPLFEAGDLVKHRRYGYRGVVVHRDDSCQASEVWYQKNQTQPDREQPWYYVLVDESDQTTYAAQSSLAPDDDDSCVMHPWVNLYFKGFDAGKYQRNDKPWSTEEQ; encoded by the coding sequence ATGATTGCGCCGCGGGAGGCATTTGAGGAAGGCGGCGGGTCCGAGCCGTTATTTGAGGCGGGCGATTTGGTGAAACACCGTCGCTACGGCTATCGTGGTGTGGTCGTGCATCGCGACGACTCCTGCCAGGCCTCGGAGGTATGGTATCAAAAGAACCAGACTCAACCCGACCGCGAGCAGCCCTGGTATTACGTGTTGGTCGATGAATCCGACCAGACTACCTATGCCGCGCAAAGCAGCCTGGCACCCGATGATGACGACTCCTGCGTCATGCACCCGTGGGTGAACTTGTATTTCAAGGGCTTCGACGCTGGCAAGTATCAGCGCAACGACAAGCCTTGGAGCACAGAAGAGCAATAG
- a CDS encoding DNRLRE domain-containing protein: MTTLINFRSLAFASALLTGSAALSQAVIITTIDDGYVRDGQPDTVQGGGISEDLRVRSDNATNNDNVRKAYLKFDLTGLNADLNAEATFTATISFRAANQNGNRTFYFYGLNSGFTPTGSELGTDWDQTALTWNNAPGNDRTTNVDTGFDASTTTLIEAFDNQYNSNVGKVYTVTIASLGDFVQADNTVTLMISWSDTTEYGFGSRENPTTAYQPTLEFATVPEPSDFALIAAAMGGAVILLRRRRA, encoded by the coding sequence ATGACTACCCTCATAAACTTCCGCAGCTTGGCATTCGCCTCGGCACTTCTCACTGGTTCGGCGGCTCTTTCTCAAGCCGTGATCATTACCACAATCGACGACGGCTACGTCCGCGACGGTCAACCCGACACGGTGCAGGGCGGCGGCATCAGCGAAGACCTTCGTGTGCGCTCCGACAATGCCACCAACAATGACAATGTTCGCAAGGCCTACCTGAAGTTTGACCTCACCGGCCTCAATGCCGACCTGAACGCTGAAGCAACCTTCACCGCCACGATCAGCTTCCGCGCGGCCAACCAAAACGGTAACCGAACCTTCTATTTCTACGGCCTGAACTCCGGTTTCACGCCCACTGGCAGCGAACTCGGCACCGACTGGGATCAAACCGCTCTCACCTGGAACAACGCGCCGGGCAACGACCGCACGACCAACGTTGACACCGGTTTCGATGCCAGCACCACCACGCTTATCGAGGCCTTCGATAACCAATACAATTCCAATGTCGGCAAAGTTTACACCGTGACCATTGCCAGCCTGGGCGACTTCGTTCAAGCCGACAACACCGTGACGCTGATGATCTCTTGGAGCGATACCACTGAGTATGGTTTCGGCTCACGCGAGAATCCAACCACCGCCTACCAACCGACGCTCGAGTTCGCTACGGTTCCCGAGCCATCGGACTTCGCACTGATCGCGGCCGCCATGGGTGGTGCCGTCATCCTGTTGCGCCGCCGCCGCGCCTAA
- a CDS encoding helix-turn-helix domain-containing protein has protein sequence MAKHSYQVALGFDPQGKSYLTQVASGIFQESRVQPDLDYVVMYPWFHLPRGLTREQMLAQTDGSITGVRQESIDLIRQNKMPTITVGPEALVLEDFPWIGPDYVGIARLACEFFAARGYRRIEYFHCGDYFTPHSLVLRDASMEAASSLRMECHVFQLDVWQPGGKGVRLDEQLTALAEYLKSVPLPCAVFAPDDHHSWRVCQACKIAGLEIPRDVSILGVRSDDYICEFSKPALSHIHIDYQEIGRLAARQIAEFVRGKAPPLRMLTRGFQIHERASSSMTAHRNPVVEAAVHYMQANLHESVSVDMIAASARVSRRTLIRRFNEILDKPPTEVLRELRLDHAKKLLSNSDLPFSEVALRCGLSDQPQLNRMIREATGKTPAQFRREYSF, from the coding sequence ATGGCAAAGCATTCTTATCAGGTCGCTCTGGGATTCGATCCGCAGGGTAAGAGCTACCTTACGCAGGTGGCGTCAGGCATTTTTCAGGAAAGTCGTGTGCAGCCTGATCTGGACTACGTGGTCATGTACCCGTGGTTTCACCTCCCGCGTGGATTGACTCGTGAGCAGATGCTAGCGCAGACGGATGGCTCAATCACCGGTGTGCGGCAAGAATCGATCGACCTCATTCGCCAGAATAAGATGCCCACCATCACCGTGGGTCCGGAGGCTCTGGTCCTGGAAGATTTTCCGTGGATTGGGCCTGATTATGTTGGCATTGCCCGGCTGGCTTGTGAGTTTTTTGCCGCTCGCGGCTATCGCCGGATTGAGTATTTCCACTGCGGCGATTACTTTACGCCCCACAGCTTGGTTCTCCGCGATGCCTCGATGGAAGCGGCATCAAGCCTGCGGATGGAATGCCACGTCTTTCAATTGGACGTCTGGCAGCCCGGCGGCAAAGGTGTCCGCCTCGACGAGCAACTGACGGCCCTAGCGGAATATTTAAAAAGCGTGCCGCTGCCCTGCGCGGTGTTTGCCCCCGATGACCACCACTCCTGGCGGGTGTGCCAGGCGTGTAAAATAGCCGGACTGGAAATCCCCCGGGACGTCAGCATCCTCGGCGTGCGAAGTGACGACTACATTTGCGAATTTTCGAAACCCGCGCTGTCCCACATCCACATCGATTACCAGGAAATCGGGCGGCTGGCGGCCCGCCAGATCGCAGAGTTTGTTCGCGGAAAGGCCCCACCCTTGCGAATGCTAACGCGAGGCTTCCAAATCCATGAGCGGGCTTCGAGCTCCATGACTGCGCACCGGAATCCCGTGGTGGAAGCGGCGGTTCACTACATGCAGGCCAACCTCCACGAGTCGGTTTCGGTGGACATGATTGCCGCATCGGCCCGGGTATCCCGGCGCACCTTGATCCGCCGTTTCAATGAGATTCTGGACAAGCCGCCTACGGAGGTCTTGCGTGAGTTGCGCCTGGACCACGCAAAGAAGTTATTGAGCAACAGTGATCTACCCTTCAGTGAAGTGGCGTTACGCTGCGGCCTGAGCGACCAACCTCAGCTCAACCGCATGATCCGTGAAGCAACCGGGAAAACACCGGCGCAGTTTCGCCGGGAGTATTCATTCTAG